In Haloarchaeobius litoreus, the following are encoded in one genomic region:
- a CDS encoding HAD family hydrolase, which produces MDYSAVFFDLDNTLYPYQPCNEAGKRAARRRATDLGYDLDREAFEARYQEARSEVKRELAGTASAHERFLYFKRLIEIHTGTHKSRHALELGEAYWEAYIDEMELFDGVVETFDAIGEAGLDIAIVSNLTTRIQLKKIEHLGIEGSIDLVVTSEEAGSEKPASIMFTLPLSQLDLRPSEVVMVGDSVTADIEGGNAVGLTTVLFNSDETELESRRRPDHHVDAFTDITGVVAA; this is translated from the coding sequence ATGGATTACAGTGCGGTCTTCTTCGACCTCGACAACACGCTGTACCCGTACCAGCCCTGCAACGAGGCTGGCAAGCGGGCGGCCCGGCGTCGCGCGACGGACCTCGGCTACGACCTCGACCGCGAGGCGTTCGAGGCCCGCTACCAGGAGGCCCGGAGCGAGGTGAAACGCGAGCTGGCCGGCACCGCGTCGGCCCACGAGCGCTTCCTCTACTTCAAGCGGCTCATCGAGATCCACACGGGCACGCACAAGTCCCGGCACGCGCTCGAACTCGGCGAGGCGTACTGGGAGGCGTACATCGACGAGATGGAGCTGTTCGACGGGGTCGTCGAGACGTTCGACGCCATCGGCGAGGCGGGGCTGGACATCGCCATCGTGAGCAACCTCACGACCCGTATCCAGCTCAAGAAGATCGAACACCTCGGCATCGAGGGGAGCATCGACCTCGTCGTCACCAGCGAGGAGGCCGGCTCGGAGAAGCCGGCGTCGATCATGTTCACGCTGCCGCTCTCGCAGCTCGACCTGCGCCCGAGCGAGGTCGTGATGGTCGGCGACTCCGTGACGGCGGACATCGAGGGTGGCAACGCGGTCGGGCTGACGACGGTGCTGTTCAACTCCGACGAGACGGAGCTGGAGAGCCGGCGACGACCCGACCACCACGTCGACGCCTTCACCGACATCACCGGGGTGGTCGCGGCATGA
- a CDS encoding class II aldolase/adducin family protein translates to MSHEPQRRAVVDWAPELADLTPGRTGNLSVREGDAFAVTPTGVPYDGFDADDVPVVDLTGEQLAGEMKPSSEVPMHRHLYRFLDTGAVVHTHSTWSTTMSVLHEPLPPVHYMVVAVGREVPVAEYAPYGTEELARNIVDAMDEADSRACFIENHGLVVTGEDLPTAVENTGHVENLSQVYLQAKQNGEPRTLSDDQLAVVEEKFESYGQ, encoded by the coding sequence ATGAGCCACGAACCACAGCGCCGGGCGGTCGTCGACTGGGCACCGGAACTCGCGGACCTCACGCCGGGCCGGACCGGCAACCTGAGCGTGCGCGAGGGCGACGCGTTCGCGGTGACGCCCACCGGCGTCCCCTACGACGGCTTCGACGCGGACGACGTGCCGGTCGTCGACCTCACGGGCGAGCAGCTCGCCGGCGAGATGAAACCGTCGAGCGAGGTGCCGATGCACCGCCACCTCTACCGGTTCCTCGACACCGGCGCGGTCGTGCACACGCACTCGACGTGGTCGACGACGATGTCGGTGTTGCACGAGCCGCTGCCGCCGGTGCACTACATGGTCGTCGCGGTCGGCCGTGAGGTGCCGGTCGCGGAGTACGCGCCGTACGGCACCGAGGAGCTCGCGCGGAACATCGTCGACGCCATGGACGAGGCGGACTCGCGGGCCTGCTTCATCGAGAACCACGGGCTCGTCGTCACCGGCGAGGACCTCCCGACGGCCGTCGAGAACACCGGCCACGTCGAGAACCTCTCGCAGGTGTACCTGCAGGCGAAACAGAACGGCGAGCCACGGACCCTCTCCGACGACCAGCTCGCCGTCGTCGAGGAGAAGTTCGAGTCCTACGGCCAGTAG